Proteins encoded together in one Impatiens glandulifera chromosome 1, dImpGla2.1, whole genome shotgun sequence window:
- the LOC124918632 gene encoding 11-beta-hydroxysteroid dehydrogenase-like 4A — MLEMDLIHDLMDIFVPVLFFITLPILLPFLVIYKALNFISGFLLKEKLAGKVVLITGASSGIGEELAYEYARKGSCLVLVGRRENLLRKVEEKSRQLGSPNVHVVRADVSKPEDCKRSIRETVDLFGRLDHLVNNAGILYVSLFEECNNLETLTSLMDVNFWGSAYCTYFAIPHLRKTKGKIIVNASCAGWTPIPTLSTYGATKGAIISFYEALRAEIGSDIGITILTPGLVSSDMTTSEHFCANVKAMAACSPSESRERCAKAIVRRVCSGERFVIEPAWMRWFFYLNLMFPQLIEWGNQLCAALLTREPRKTNKNVVFVNSNGPLKVD; from the exons ATGTTAGAAATGGATTTGATTCATGATCTAATGGACATTTTTGTCCCTGTTCTGTTCTTCATCACACTCCCCATCTTGTTGCCCTTCTTAGTAATTTACAAGGCTTTGAATTTCATATCAGGATTCTTACTAAAGGAGAAACTCGCCGGAAAAGTGGTCCTCATCACCGGCGCCTCTTCCGGCATAGGAGAG GAATTGGCATACGAGTATGCTAGAAAAGGATCTTGTCTCGTGCTGGTTGGAAGACGGGAGAATCTCCTCCGAAAGGTGGAAGAGAAATCGAGACAGCTCGGTTCCCCTAATGTTCATGTGGTGCGTGCCGATGTTTCAAAACCCGAAGATTGCAAGCGTTCAATTCGAGAGACGGTTGACCTATTTGGTAGAT TGGACCATCTTGTGAACAATGCAGGGATACTTTATGTTTCCTTGTTTGAAGAATGCAATAACCTTGAAACTCTTACATCACTAATG GACGTAAACTTTTGGGGATCGGCTTATTGCACTTACTTTGCGATTCCACACTTGAGGAAAACCAAAGGGAAGATTATTGTAAATGCTTCTTGTGCTGGTTGGACCCCAATACCAACCCTATCCACTTACGGG GCAACTAAAGGGGCAATCATAAGCTTCTATGAGGCTCTTAGAGCAGAGATTGGTTCTGATATCGGGATAACTATACTGACGCCAGGACTCGTATCCTCAGATATGACAACATCTGAACATTTTTGCGCAAATGTAAAGGCAATGGCGGCTTGTAGCCCATCTGAATCGAGAGAAAGGTGCGCAAAGGCCATTGTTAGGAGGGTTTGTAGCGGGGAAAGATTTGTGATTGAGCCCGCATGGATGAGGTGGTTTTTCTATTTGAACTTGATGTTTCCACAACTTATCGAGTGGGGCAACCAACTATGTGCCGCTCTATTGACTAgggaaccaaggaaaacaaacaaaaatgttGTCTTTGTCAACTCAAATGGTCCCTTGAAGGTGGATTAG
- the LOC124920435 gene encoding 11-beta-hydroxysteroid dehydrogenase-like 4A, with protein sequence MFKGDQVSQMDLIQDLMDIFVPVLFFIILPILLPFLVIYKVLNFISGFLLKENLAGKVVIITGASSGIGEELAYEYARKGSRLVLVGRRENLLRKVEEKSRLLGSPNVHVVRADVSKLEDCERIIRETIDLFGRLDHLVNNAGIVQVSLFEDCNNLETLTSLMDVNFWGSAYCTYFAIPYLRKTKGKIIVNASCVAWIPTPTLSIYGATKGAMISFYEALRAEIGSDIGITIMTPGHVTSEMTTSEQFCTNVKTMAASSPPESGERCAKAIVRRVCRGDRFVFEPAWIRWAFYLNLIFPQLIEWGDRLCGALRDGQPRKTNKNVVCVDSNGPLKVD encoded by the exons ATGTTTAAGGGAGATCAAGTATCCCAAATGGATCTGATTCAAGATCTAATGGACATTTTTGTCCCTGTTCTATTCTTCATCATACTCCCCATCTTGTTGCCCTTCTTAGTAATATACAAGGTTTTGAATTTCATATCGGGATTCTTACTAAAGGAGAATCTCGCCGGAAAAGTGGTCATCATTACCGGCGCCTCTTCCGGCATCGGAGAG GAATTGGCATATGAGTATGCTAGAAAAGGATCACGTCTCGTGCTGGTTGGAAGGCGGGAGAATCTCCTCCGAAAGGTTGAAGAGAAATCGAGACTGCTTGGTTCCCCTAATGTCCATGTGGTGCGTGCCGATGTTTCGAAACTCGAAGATTGCGAGCGTATAATACGAGAAACGATTGACCTTTTTGGTAGAT tGGACCATCTTGTGAACAACGCAGGAATAGTTCAAGTTTCCTTGTTTGAAGATTGCAATAACCTTGAAACTCTTACTTCACTAATG GATGTAAACTTTTGGGGATCGGCTTATTGTACTTACTTTGCGATTCCATACTTGAGGAAAACTAAAGGGAAGATTATTGTAAATGCTTCTTGTGTTGCTTGGATCCCAACACCAACCCTATCCATTTATGGG GCAACTAAAGGCGCAATGATAAGCTTCTACGAGGCTCTTAGAGCGGAGATTGGTTCTGATATTGGGATAACTATAATGACGCCTGGTCACGTAACATCAGAGATGACAACATCTGAACAATTTTGCACGAATGTGAAGACAATGGCGGCTTCTAGCCCGCCTGAATCAGGAGAAAGGTGTGCAAAGGCTATTGTTAGGAGGGTTTGTCGCGGGGATAGATTTGTGTTCGAGCCAGCATGGATAAGGTGGGCTTTCTATTTGAACTTGATTTTTCCACAACTTATCGAGTGGGGTGACCGATTATGTGGCGCTCTAAGGGACGGGCAACCAaggaaaacaaacaaaaatgttGTATGTGTCGACTCAAATGGTCCCTTGAAGGTGGATTAG